One window from the genome of Panthera leo isolate Ple1 chromosome D3, P.leo_Ple1_pat1.1, whole genome shotgun sequence encodes:
- the CD3H22orf39 gene encoding UPF0545 protein C22orf39 homolog isoform X1, which yields MADGGGWRPPRPCETYSAEWKLCRSARHFLHHYYVHGERPACEQWRRDLANCREWEERRSAEAQQSLCESERARVQAARKHTLVWALRQSPPADWHLPLPQEEKDQ from the exons ATGGCGGATGGTGGCGGCTGGCGG CCGCCGCGCCCCTGCGAGACCTACAGCGCTGAATGGAAGCTCTGCCGCAGCGCGAGGCACTTCCTGCACCACTACTACGTCCACGGCGAGCGGCCAGCCTGCGAGCAGTGGCGGCGCGACCTGGCCAACTGCCGAGAGTGGGAGGAGCGCCGGAGCGCGGAGGCCCAG CAGTCCCTCTGTGAGAGTGAGCGTGCGAGAGTCCAGGCTGCACGGAAACACACCCTCGTGTGGGCCCTGAGGCAGAGCCCTCCTGCAGACTGGCACCTCCCTCTGCCACAGGAGGAGAAAGACCAGTGA
- the MRPL40 gene encoding 39S ribosomal protein L40, mitochondrial isoform X2, translating into MRAEPLRKKKKVDPKKDQAAKDRLKKRIRRLEKASQELIPIEDFITPVKLLDKARQRPHMELPFEESERRALLLKKWSLYKHREHEMERDAIRSMLEAQQEALQELHVLSPELHAEATKRDPNLFPFEKEGPDYTPPVSNYQPPEGRYHDITKVYTQVEFKR; encoded by the exons ATGAG AGCAGAgcctctgagaaagaagaaaaaggtagaTCCTAAAAAAGACCAAGCAGCAAAGGACCGTTTGAAAAAGAGAATCAGACGACTGGAGAAAGCTAGCCAGGAGCTAATCCCCATTGAAGATTTTATAACACCTGTGAAGCTCTTGGATAAAGCAAG ACAGCGGCCTCACATGGAGCTTCCTTTTGAGGAGAGTGAACGGAGAGCTCTGCTTCTGAAGAAGTGGTCCCTGTACAAGCATCGAGAGcatgagatggagagagatgccATCAGGTCCATGCTTGAGGCCCAACAGGAAGCTCTGCAGGAGCTGCATGTCCTGTCCCCAGAGCTACATGCGGAGGCCACCAAGCGGGACCCCAATTTATTCCCCTTTGAAAAAGAAGGGCCAGATTACACGCCACCAGTCTCCAACTACCAGCCCCCTGAAGGCAGGTACCATGACATCACCAAGGTGTACACACAGGTGGAGTTTAAGAGGTAG
- the MRPL40 gene encoding 39S ribosomal protein L40, mitochondrial isoform X1: MAVAALRASARALRSGSWLLGTWQTQIRDTHQRASLFSFWELIPMRAEPLRKKKKVDPKKDQAAKDRLKKRIRRLEKASQELIPIEDFITPVKLLDKARQRPHMELPFEESERRALLLKKWSLYKHREHEMERDAIRSMLEAQQEALQELHVLSPELHAEATKRDPNLFPFEKEGPDYTPPVSNYQPPEGRYHDITKVYTQVEFKR; this comes from the exons ATGGCTGTCGCAGCGCTGAGAGCTTCCGCCCGCGCTCTGCGCTCGGGGAGCTG GCTTCTGGGAACTTGGCAGACACAGATTAGAGACACCCACCAGcgagcttcattattttccttctgggAACTCATTCCCATGAG AGCAGAgcctctgagaaagaagaaaaaggtagaTCCTAAAAAAGACCAAGCAGCAAAGGACCGTTTGAAAAAGAGAATCAGACGACTGGAGAAAGCTAGCCAGGAGCTAATCCCCATTGAAGATTTTATAACACCTGTGAAGCTCTTGGATAAAGCAAG ACAGCGGCCTCACATGGAGCTTCCTTTTGAGGAGAGTGAACGGAGAGCTCTGCTTCTGAAGAAGTGGTCCCTGTACAAGCATCGAGAGcatgagatggagagagatgccATCAGGTCCATGCTTGAGGCCCAACAGGAAGCTCTGCAGGAGCTGCATGTCCTGTCCCCAGAGCTACATGCGGAGGCCACCAAGCGGGACCCCAATTTATTCCCCTTTGAAAAAGAAGGGCCAGATTACACGCCACCAGTCTCCAACTACCAGCCCCCTGAAGGCAGGTACCATGACATCACCAAGGTGTACACACAGGTGGAGTTTAAGAGGTAG
- the CD3H22orf39 gene encoding UPF0545 protein C22orf39 homolog isoform X2, whose protein sequence is MADGGGWRPPRPCETYSAEWKLCRSARHFLHHYYVHGERPACEQWRRDLANCREWEERRSAEAQSLCESERARVQAARKHTLVWALRQSPPADWHLPLPQEEKDQ, encoded by the exons ATGGCGGATGGTGGCGGCTGGCGG CCGCCGCGCCCCTGCGAGACCTACAGCGCTGAATGGAAGCTCTGCCGCAGCGCGAGGCACTTCCTGCACCACTACTACGTCCACGGCGAGCGGCCAGCCTGCGAGCAGTGGCGGCGCGACCTGGCCAACTGCCGAGAGTGGGAGGAGCGCCGGAGCGCGGAGGCCCAG TCCCTCTGTGAGAGTGAGCGTGCGAGAGTCCAGGCTGCACGGAAACACACCCTCGTGTGGGCCCTGAGGCAGAGCCCTCCTGCAGACTGGCACCTCCCTCTGCCACAGGAGGAGAAAGACCAGTGA